DNA from Geobacillus vulcani PSS1:
GCCAGCGGGCAAACAAAAAGCACATTCATTTGATCAGCAAGCTCGACAAACACTCCTTCGCGCTCAAGTCGACGCTGCAGTTCATACCCAGTTAGGGAACAACGCGTCTGCACCGTTACTTTCAGCGGATCGGTCTGTACGCCAAAATGGCGGGAACAAACGACTGCCACCCCGTCAATATCGGCCAGGGCTGCTTTAAACTCCTTAATTTCCGCCACGATCGTTGCCGCATCGCTTTTTGAAAGCTGGGCAACATAGCTCCGCGCCAAATCGAGCGACGCCATAATCGGGTAAGACGGACTGCTTGACTGAAACAACTGCAAAAAATATTTCAACCGTTCAAGATCAACCCGCTCGCTGTTTACATGCAAAAACGCTCCCATCGTCATCGCCGGCAACGTTTTATGAGCCGACTGCACGACGACATCGGCGCCATAGCGGAGCGCCGATGTCGGAAAAGGGGGCCCGAGAACGAAATGAGCGCCATGCGCCTCATCAACCAGCACCGGAATGCCATGTTCATGAACTAGACGGACGATTTCTGTCAAATCGCCAGCCATTCCATAATAATTTGGGTTCGTCAATACAACCGCAACAACATCGCCATGAAGCGCCAACGCCTCTTTAACCGCTTCAGGGCGAATGTGCGAAGCGACACACACATCACGATCAAACTCCGGGGCAAGTAGAACAGGAGTGGCCCCCATAAGTTGCAATGCATGCATCACCGATTTATGGCAATTGCGTTGCACAATCACTTTCTTCCTCTTTCCATCACACACGGCGGCGATCATGGCCAAATTCCCTGCCGTCGAACCGTTCACAAGGAAAAACGTCTCCCGAACGCCATATAGCTCCGCTGCCAACGCCTGCGCCTCAGCAATCACCGACTCAGGATGATGCAAGTCATCCAAGCCGGAAATTTCCGTCGCATCCAACGCCAACAGCGGCGCAAACAGATCTCTCCCTCGTTCTGAAAACAACGCACCGTATTTATGTCCCGGCACGTGAAACGAAACCGGGCGGCGCGCCCAATGGTGTATGAGAGCGTCATATAAAGGAGTTTTCGTTTGATCCATCATCATCCTCTTTCCTTGCTGTCCGTCCCAGAACAGCCATCGTCCGGGCACAGACTGCCAAAATGCACAGGATATGCAGGAGAAACATCAAACATAATAGTATCACAAACGCTCGAAAAAACGCACGAGTCGCATCAATCGCAAATAAAAACAGGCCCGAATGCAGGCCCCAATTACGAGTGAATTTTCGATGTAAACATTTTGCGCAACTGTCGCACATAAAACGAGTAGTTCGGGTCATCCGTATTCGTTTGCACAATCGCCCGGTTGCAGTCCAAACAAAGAAAATGGCCAAAAAGGGAAATTCCTTCCTTTTTTTTCTGTTCACAAACGATGCATACATGTTCGCGTTGATTCCGATCGACTATTGATGTCCTCACGCTCTCCACCTCCCATCCTCTATGTTTCCCACATTGCTAACATTCTATACTAGTAGATGAAAGGAAGAGAGACATTGAGCGGGTCCTTATCGTTTTTTCCTCAAAACAAAAGCAGCCAATTGCACGAATGCAACTGGCTGCTCATTATTGCCTAGCAGCGACCTACTCTTGCAGGGGCGCTGGCCCCAACTACCATCGGCGCTGGAGGGCTTAACTTCCGTGTTCGGGATGGGAACGGGTGTTTCCCCTCCGCCATAGCCACTAGGCAA
Protein-coding regions in this window:
- a CDS encoding aminotransferase class I/II-fold pyridoxal phosphate-dependent enzyme, whose protein sequence is MDQTKTPLYDALIHHWARRPVSFHVPGHKYGALFSERGRDLFAPLLALDATEISGLDDLHHPESVIAEAQALAAELYGVRETFFLVNGSTAGNLAMIAAVCDGKRKKVIVQRNCHKSVMHALQLMGATPVLLAPEFDRDVCVASHIRPEAVKEALALHGDVVAVVLTNPNYYGMAGDLTEIVRLVHEHGIPVLVDEAHGAHFVLGPPFPTSALRYGADVVVQSAHKTLPAMTMGAFLHVNSERVDLERLKYFLQLFQSSSPSYPIMASLDLARSYVAQLSKSDAATIVAEIKEFKAALADIDGVAVVCSRHFGVQTDPLKVTVQTRCSLTGYELQRRLEREGVFVELADQMNVLFVCPLAATGGLQKAVKKIKRAWRDLPDGEVPVCDASPFLGPPLSVLVPYDELRCLRTKAVALEEAEGHIAAETIIPYPPGVPLVWVGEQLGRGHIEQIRQLLCYRAHIQGGSRLKDGQLVVYE
- a CDS encoding sigma factor G inhibitor Gin: MRTSIVDRNQREHVCIVCEQKKKEGISLFGHFLCLDCNRAIVQTNTDDPNYSFYVRQLRKMFTSKIHS